One part of the Herbiconiux aconitum genome encodes these proteins:
- a CDS encoding GlsB/YeaQ/YmgE family stress response membrane protein, with the protein MLGLIISLIVIGIIAGALARLIVPGRQNLSILMTILLGIVGSFVGGFLGFLIFQRDPMDGFFQPAGIIGSVIGAIIVLLIWTRFAGRRAVNR; encoded by the coding sequence ATGCTCGGTCTCATCATCAGCCTCATCGTCATCGGCATCATCGCTGGAGCCCTCGCCCGCCTCATCGTTCCCGGCCGACAGAACCTCTCCATCCTGATGACCATCCTGCTGGGCATCGTCGGCTCGTTCGTCGGCGGATTCCTCGGGTTCCTCATCTTCCAGCGCGACCCGATGGACGGCTTCTTCCAGCCCGCCGGCATCATCGGCTCCGTCATCGGCGCCATCATCGTGCTGCTCATCTGGACCCGTTTCGCCGGACGCCGCGCCGTCAACCGCTAG